In the Meiothermus sp. Pnk-1 genome, GGGAGCTGGTCGCTTGGACCGCTAACATCGCCCACTGGAACGATGTTGGAGGGATGGTCCCAGGTTCGATGTCGAGCAGCGCGACCGAGATTTTCCAGGAGGGGTTGCGCTTGCCAGCGGTCAAGATCATCGAAGAGGGCAAGCCGATCCAGTCGGTGATAGAGATCATGAAGGCCAATAGCCGCCTGCCGGATTTTCTAGAGGGTGACCTATGGGCGGGGATCGCTGCTGTGCGGATTGGTGAGAGGCGAATTCTAGAGCTGGTCGAGAAGTACGGGGTGGAGACGTTCAAAATCGCTCTCGAGCAATACCTTGACTATGGCGAGCAGGTAGCGCTTGCTGCGCTTGCAACCCTTCCCAAGGGAAGGTTCAGTCTCGAGGAAGAGCAGGAAAACGGAGCCATCTACAAAGTGGTGGTGGAGATCAGCGACCGCACGTTCACCGTGGACCTGCGGGACAACCCACCCCAGGATAAAGGTCCCTACAACACCTCGAGGGACGGTGCCCTGGTTTCGACCCAAATGATCTTCAAGGCTATTACCGATAGTAGCCGCACAGCCAATGCTGGGCATTTTCGACCCCTGCGCCTGCTGACCATGCCCGGCACGGTCTTTGACGTGCAGGAACCGGGAGCCTCTGGGTATATCTTCGAGGTGCGAATGCGTTTGTACGACTTGATCTGGCGCTGCTTGGCACCACACCTGGGGCCTGAGCGCTTGCCGGCAGGCCACTTCGCTTCGATTTGTGGGACTGTGATTGGCGGGACCCACCCGGACACTGGGCGGTACTTCACCATCGTAGAGCCACAGATTGGGGGCTGGGGGGCATCGGCCTGGAGTGATGGGATCAGTGCCACTTACAGCGCCGTTCATGGGGAAACCCTTCGGTGCCCCGTGGAGGTAGCTGAGGTCAGGTATGGCCTCTACGTTGACCAGCTCAGGCTAAACGACGAGCCGGGCGGCGAAGGGCAATATCGCGGGGGCAAGGGCATTGTGCTGGACTACCAGGTGCGCTCAGACAATTGCTTCCTTACCCTTTCCTATACTCGCAGCAAGTTCAAGCCTTGGGGGTTGAAAGGTGCGCGAGAAGGTTCGGCTAATTATGTAGAGATCATTCGCGGCGATGGGCGACGCGAGATGTACTCTACAGTCACATCCTTGAGGCTCTACAAAGGTGACGTGATCCGAATCTACACTGCCAATGGAGGGGGCTACGGAGATCCACGGAAACGTTCCAGAGATAAGGTACTCGAAGACCTCAAGAATGGTTATATCGCCAAAGAGCAGGCCAGAGATGTTTATGGGCTTGAGGTGTAGGAGGTGTAGATAGATATCGGCTGTCTGGATGTGAAGGGCTCGATCACGTGAAGGCTGCCCTGAACTTTATGCGCCTGCGGAAATTTGAACTTGCGGCCCGACCTCCTGAGGCTCCCGCTGGAACCCTCGGCCTATAACGAGTATTGACAGGCCCTATTCCGCTGTCTACACTATTTTTACTTTCCGATATACAGAACGTATGTTCTATTCAGTGGAACAACCCGTCCCTCAGTCCGGAGATAACCCCGGGGCCCTCGATAAGCTCCTGATTACGTTGCTGGCCTTTGAACAGCAGCCCTGTTGGAGGTTGAGCGATCTTGCACGAGCCCTCAAGATTCCTAAGGGAACCATGCACCGGCTCCTCCTAAAGCTAGTTTCGTATGGCTTTCTGTATCGACAGCCCGCGACTGAGGCCTACTGCCTGGGGTCAAGAATCAGGGTACTGGCTGCTCGGGGCTGGCCATTTCAGTTCTTGTCCGACTTCGCTCATCCTTATCTGGAACAGTTAGCCCTAACTACGGGTGAAACCGCCTTTCTAACTGTTGTAGAGGGGTTTTACTGCTTGTGCGTGGGCCGGGTGGAAGGAAATCAGCCCTTGCGGTTGACCATGACTGTGGGCGAGAAATCCCCTCTACATCTGGGGGCTTCCAACCAGATCATGCTCGCCTACCTCCCCGAATCTACCCAAGCCGAGATATTAAGGTACTGGATCCCTGAGGAATCCCGACGGCTCGAGATGCAGGAAACCCTCAAAAGCATTCGGAAGAATGGGCACATCTACACCGCTGGACAGCTCACCCCCGGAGTAGCTGCACTGGGAGTTCCTGTGCTGGATGAGGCACATAACCTGCTGGCTGGACTGAGTCTCGCAGGACCTGCCGATCGCTTTTCAATCGAAGTAGCGTATAAGACTTTACCTCTTCAACAACAAGCGGCGTCGGCCATCGCCAGGGAGTTGAAAAGATTGAGCCCTCAAAGCAACGGCCAGAGATAGGGAGGTGTTGAGGACATGCGAATGACACGGATATTTTGGTTGGCTAGCGTTCTAGTGTGGGTAGTCCTAATAGGGAGTGTACAGGCCCAAGTCACGTTCACTTACCTGGAGGGGCAGGAAATACCTACCATCGACCCCGCCAAGCATACTGATGAGAGTTCAATGCATGGTGTAATTAACCTGTACGATCCACTACTCTACCCTAAGGTGTCACAGGGTTCTATGGCTCCGGGGCCTCATGTAGCGGAATCTTGGAAAGTAGATCCCGATGGGCGGACTTATACTTTCAAGATTCGCAGGGGTATCAAATTCCATGATGGAACTGAACTCACGGCCGATGACGTGGTTTTCTCGATGCAGCGAATGCTGGCCCTGAAAAAAGGGTTCTCCTGGCTGTGGCTGAATCTTTTGGACCCCAAGGACGTCAAGGCCCTGGATCGCAACACCGTGCAGTTTAGGTTGTCCCAGCCTTTCGCCCCCTTCCTCTCCACTTTGACTCAGCTATTCGTGGTCAACAAAAAGCTGGTGCTAGCTAATAAAAAGGCGGGACCTTATGGCGATAACGGCGACTACGGCGAGGCCTATCTGACCAATGCGGAGGCTGGGTCAGGACCCTTCCAGCTCAGCAGCTACGAGCGTTCGACAATCCTCGAACTCAAGCGCTTCCCCGACTACTGGAGGGGCTGGAAGCCTGGGCAGATAGAGAAGGTGGTGTACCGCGTGGTTAAGGAAGAGGCCACTATGCGTACGCTTCTCACCAGCGGACAGGCGGACATGATTGATCAATGGCGTACCCCTGTGACTTACGAACAGCTAGCAAAGGCCCCGGGTGTCGTGGTAGATGAGAAGCCCAGTGCCCAACTTTTTCATATCCAGATGAACACCCAGCGAACTCCGCTCAACAACATCCACGTGCGCAAGGCCATTGCGATGGCCTTCGATTACGACACCGCCATAAAGCAGATTTTTAAAGGAGCGCTCCAGGCCAGAGGTCCGGTGCCCTTAGCGGCCTGGGAATCCTACGATATAAGTAGCAAAGATCTGGATAAGTATGGGATCGTAGCTTACAAGTACGATCTCGAGGGAGCCAAAAAGGAACTGCAACTCTCCGGCTTCAAGCCTGGCCAGATCCAGCTCAACTATGTCTTTCCCGAAGGCGGCAACTTGCAGCGCCAGGCCGGGTTACTGTTACAAAGTAGCCTCAACCAGCTTGGCATCAAGCTAAACCTGCAGGAGCTTCCCTGGGCTCGAATTGTGGAGATGTCAGCTTCCGAGTCTAGCACACCGGATCTGGCAGCCATTTTTGATACCCTCAAGTACCCCCATCCGGATAGCCACACTTACGGCATGTACCACCCGAGTGCCTGGGGAAGCTACCGCACCATTAGCCGCTACAGCTACCCTGTTGTGACAGCCCTCCTGGAGCGGGCACGGCGGGCTACGGATCCTGAAAAGCAGATGGAACTCTATCTCCAGGCTACGGGTCTGGTCGTTAAGGACTATCCAAGTATTTACGTGGCGAACCCCATGCACCGCGTAGCTTTGCGTGATAACGTCAAAGGCTACCGCTACGTGGGGCTTCTAGGCTACGATGTGGCTTTCTATGATTTCACCGTGAGTAGGTAAGCCAGACTGGGGAGGGGCTGACGGTGGGTGCCCATGAATTCGCTATCCGAAGATTAGTCCAGTTGGTCCCTACCCTCCTCGGCCTCTTGGTCCTGATATTCTTGATCGCTCGGGTGATGCCGGGCGATCCCGTGCGTTTGGCTCTTGGCCCCGAGGCTACTGCTGAGCAAGTCGCAGCCCTGCGGAACCAATTAGGCCTGGACCAGCCCTTGCCGGTTCAGTTTGTCAACTACTTGATTGGCTTGGTACGGGGAGATTTCGGTGTATCCCTACGCACCCTGCGCGGAGTTGGATCAGACATCGCGGGATTGCTCCCGGCTACGCTCGAGCTGGTTACTGTATCGCTGCTTTTTTCGATTCTGTTGGGGGTTACCGCAGGGATTTTCTCGGCGCTCTATCAGAACAGCTGGGTGGATAACCTGGTACGGCTGACCTCGATCTCGGGCGTGGCTCTGCCTCGTTTTTGGGTCGGCATCCTGTTCCAGATCTTCCTAGCCTCCAAGCTCGGCCTATTCCCCATCATCGGCCGAGCGGCCGCCCCCATTCATGGGCCAACAGGCTTCTATACCCTCGATGCCCTGTTGGCTGGGAACCTACCGGGATTCTTCGACTCCCTATGGCACCTCGTTCTTCCCGCCCTGACCCTTGCCCTTCCTACCGCAGCTCAGCTGGCTCGGCTGAGCCGGGCTAGCATGATCGAGGTGCTCAGACAGCAGTACGTTCTGGTGCACCGAGCATATGGTGTTCCGACCTCAAGATTGGTGCTGCGCTATGCCCTGCGCAACAGTCTCACTTCGGTACTCACCTTGCTGGGCCTGAGCTTTGGTTCTTTGATCGAGAACGCCTTTTTGGTGGAGGTGGTGTTTTCCTGGCCGGGGATCTCGGCCTATGGCGCAGCAGCTGTTCTGGCTAAAGACTTCAATGCAGTTGTAGCGGTGACGCTGATCGTCGGGTTGGCTTTTATGCTGGCCAATCTGATTGTAGACCTGCTCTACGGAGTGCTGGATCCAAGAGTGCGCTATGACTGAGGCAGTTCGTCAAAAGGTACCCTCGCGGGTACTCCGGCGATTCTTACGCAGCCCGCTTTCGCTGGTGGGTGTGGTTGTCGTGACAGCAACGCTGATATGTGCACTTCTAGCTCCCTGGGTCGCTCCCTATCCCCAAGATGCGGGGGCGGTGGTGCATTTTGACCAGTCTATGCAAGCTCCCAGTGTTGCTCACTGGTTCGGTACGGACGAGGTGGGCCGTGATATCCTCTCCCGCGTGATTTTTGGCACACGGCCTGCCCTCCTCTTCGTAATAGTAGTACTAGGTATTGCCTTGACCGTGGGCATTGTCACTGGATTGGTAGCTGGATATTGGCCTGGCAGTCGTCTTGCCGCCCTGATCTTACGAGTGACCGATATTTTCCTGTCTATTCCACCTCTAGCCTTGGCACTTGCGGTGACTGTGGCTTTCAATCCCAGCCTGGCGACAGCCATGATTGCGGTGTCTTTTACCTGGTGGCCTTGGTATACCCGGTTGGTTTACGGTGAGGTTCTCAAACTTCGTAACGAGCTGTTTGTAGACGCGGCAAGGGCCTTGGGACAGA is a window encoding:
- a CDS encoding hydantoinase B/oxoprolinase family protein; translated protein: MIKTSDPITLEIIQNSLQAISDEMFAAMRKTAMSAIIYEVLDMGTGITDGQGQMVTSGAGIPSFVGVLDKAVQRILDIHSGDIQLGDVFVTNDPYYGGVTHLNDVVLAMPVFAGGELVAWTANIAHWNDVGGMVPGSMSSSATEIFQEGLRLPAVKIIEEGKPIQSVIEIMKANSRLPDFLEGDLWAGIAAVRIGERRILELVEKYGVETFKIALEQYLDYGEQVALAALATLPKGRFSLEEEQENGAIYKVVVEISDRTFTVDLRDNPPQDKGPYNTSRDGALVSTQMIFKAITDSSRTANAGHFRPLRLLTMPGTVFDVQEPGASGYIFEVRMRLYDLIWRCLAPHLGPERLPAGHFASICGTVIGGTHPDTGRYFTIVEPQIGGWGASAWSDGISATYSAVHGETLRCPVEVAEVRYGLYVDQLRLNDEPGGEGQYRGGKGIVLDYQVRSDNCFLTLSYTRSKFKPWGLKGAREGSANYVEIIRGDGRREMYSTVTSLRLYKGDVIRIYTANGGGYGDPRKRSRDKVLEDLKNGYIAKEQARDVYGLEV
- a CDS encoding IclR family transcriptional regulator C-terminal domain-containing protein — encoded protein: MGRVEGNQPLRLTMTVGEKSPLHLGASNQIMLAYLPESTQAEILRYWIPEESRRLEMQETLKSIRKNGHIYTAGQLTPGVAALGVPVLDEAHNLLAGLSLAGPADRFSIEVAYKTLPLQQQAASAIARELKRLSPQSNGQR
- a CDS encoding ABC transporter substrate-binding protein produces the protein MHGVINLYDPLLYPKVSQGSMAPGPHVAESWKVDPDGRTYTFKIRRGIKFHDGTELTADDVVFSMQRMLALKKGFSWLWLNLLDPKDVKALDRNTVQFRLSQPFAPFLSTLTQLFVVNKKLVLANKKAGPYGDNGDYGEAYLTNAEAGSGPFQLSSYERSTILELKRFPDYWRGWKPGQIEKVVYRVVKEEATMRTLLTSGQADMIDQWRTPVTYEQLAKAPGVVVDEKPSAQLFHIQMNTQRTPLNNIHVRKAIAMAFDYDTAIKQIFKGALQARGPVPLAAWESYDISSKDLDKYGIVAYKYDLEGAKKELQLSGFKPGQIQLNYVFPEGGNLQRQAGLLLQSSLNQLGIKLNLQELPWARIVEMSASESSTPDLAAIFDTLKYPHPDSHTYGMYHPSAWGSYRTISRYSYPVVTALLERARRATDPEKQMELYLQATGLVVKDYPSIYVANPMHRVALRDNVKGYRYVGLLGYDVAFYDFTVSR
- a CDS encoding ABC transporter permease; protein product: MGAHEFAIRRLVQLVPTLLGLLVLIFLIARVMPGDPVRLALGPEATAEQVAALRNQLGLDQPLPVQFVNYLIGLVRGDFGVSLRTLRGVGSDIAGLLPATLELVTVSLLFSILLGVTAGIFSALYQNSWVDNLVRLTSISGVALPRFWVGILFQIFLASKLGLFPIIGRAAAPIHGPTGFYTLDALLAGNLPGFFDSLWHLVLPALTLALPTAAQLARLSRASMIEVLRQQYVLVHRAYGVPTSRLVLRYALRNSLTSVLTLLGLSFGSLIENAFLVEVVFSWPGISAYGAAAVLAKDFNAVVAVTLIVGLAFMLANLIVDLLYGVLDPRVRYD
- a CDS encoding ABC transporter permease — protein: MTEAVRQKVPSRVLRRFLRSPLSLVGVVVVTATLICALLAPWVAPYPQDAGAVVHFDQSMQAPSVAHWFGTDEVGRDILSRVIFGTRPALLFVIVVLGIALTVGIVTGLVAGYWPGSRLAALILRVTDIFLSIPPLALALAVTVAFNPSLATAMIAVSFTWWPWYTRLVYGEVLKLRNELFVDAARALGQRDSVIMLRHILPNMISPIVVKATLDISFVILLGSSLSFLGIGAQEPTPDWGAMVARGRVYLPDGWWVSTMPGLAIFVVVVGFNLLGDALRDALDVRS